From a single Herpetosiphon gulosus genomic region:
- the coaD gene encoding pantetheine-phosphate adenylyltransferase, producing the protein MTIAVYPASFDPITNGHLDVAARASRLFDELVLAVAHRPYKKLLFTTEQRIAMIRESVAHLPNVRVDAFSSLVVEYALDIGATVLVRGLRASTDFEHEFQMAHINHHLAPTLDTVCLMADQRFTLLSSSAVREIAAYGGDVSSFVPAHIALALKQAYQTHEESRA; encoded by the coding sequence GTGACTATTGCTGTCTACCCTGCAAGCTTCGACCCAATTACCAATGGACATCTTGATGTTGCGGCTCGCGCATCACGCTTGTTTGATGAGTTGGTCTTAGCGGTAGCTCATCGTCCGTACAAAAAGTTGCTATTTACTACTGAGCAACGGATTGCCATGATTCGCGAATCGGTAGCGCACCTGCCCAATGTGCGGGTGGATGCTTTTTCGAGTTTGGTTGTGGAGTATGCGCTCGATATTGGTGCAACCGTGTTGGTACGAGGCTTACGCGCTTCGACCGATTTCGAGCACGAGTTTCAAATGGCGCATATCAATCATCACTTGGCTCCCACGCTTGATACGGTCTGTTTGATGGCTGATCAACGCTTTACGTTGCTTAGCTCAAGCGCGGTACGCGAAATTGCGGCTTATGGCGGCGATGTTAGCTCATTTGTGCCAGCTCATATTGCCCTTGCGCTCAAGCAAGCCTATCAAACGCATGAGGAGTCACGCGCATGA
- the rsmD gene encoding 16S rRNA (guanine(966)-N(2))-methyltransferase RsmD: protein MRVITGSAKGRQLKGPPDIGTRPMLDRVKESLFGILEGFNAFEGRALDLFAGTGSLGIECLSRGAEWADFVEARSHVAAVTKDNLKTTKLAERAKVWNVSVDKFLQIIDEKTKYAIILLDPPYAMEGIPDLVVRVAERGILDPNGVLVLGHWPKLVMPPQLGPLSLLKHRRIGDSCFSIYELSPALPPQSE from the coding sequence ATGCGGGTGATTACTGGCAGTGCCAAGGGGCGACAATTAAAAGGCCCACCGGATATTGGCACGCGCCCGATGCTGGATCGGGTCAAAGAATCGTTATTTGGCATTTTAGAGGGCTTTAATGCCTTTGAAGGCCGTGCCCTTGATTTATTTGCCGGCACTGGCTCGCTGGGCATCGAATGTTTATCGCGCGGGGCAGAATGGGCCGATTTTGTTGAAGCTCGCAGCCATGTTGCTGCCGTGACCAAAGACAACCTAAAAACGACCAAATTGGCTGAGCGAGCCAAAGTTTGGAACGTTTCGGTCGATAAATTTCTGCAAATCATCGACGAAAAAACAAAATATGCTATAATCCTGCTCGATCCGCCATATGCTATGGAAGGCATACCCGACCTTGTAGTGCGGGTTGCTGAACGCGGCATTTTAGATCCAAATGGCGTTTTAGTTTTAGGCCATTGGCCAAAGCTGGTGATGCCGCCCCAACTTGGGCCACTGAGTTTGCTAAAGCATCGGCGTATCGGCGATTCCTGCTTCTCAATTTATGAATTGAGCCCAGCGTTACCGCCGCAATCGGAGTAA
- a CDS encoding Gfo/Idh/MocA family oxidoreductase, whose protein sequence is MKTIRLGVLGAGLAVKHLHLPALKALPNCFEIVSICDHNRANAEALAGLLDLHPTITDSWVDFFADSQIEAVLISLPIQRNAEAIQAAVAAGKHVICEKPLAANLPQAEALVAACQHAPVKILIAENFHYRDDLKQARAWMDAGTIGDLVLIELRATFWSDPNQGFGATPWRHDHQYRGAVLADAGVHQAALLRELGGPIESAHAFIKDVHPVLRGPDTMVLNLRFASGVLGSLCFSGAVKTENPCFDWTVVHGTHGSITIRGDQTTLYRADGTIEHYQAQDLRGYISEFRNFYAAIVDDEPIVASLATALADWRLIMRAIDAAEGNSVQQIDPIVPLASLNDLPN, encoded by the coding sequence ATGAAAACGATCAGGTTAGGAGTGCTTGGAGCGGGTTTGGCGGTCAAACATTTGCATCTACCAGCGCTCAAAGCATTACCAAATTGCTTTGAAATTGTTAGCATTTGCGATCATAATCGAGCCAATGCTGAGGCGCTGGCAGGCTTGCTCGATCTCCACCCAACGATCACTGATTCGTGGGTGGATTTCTTTGCCGATTCGCAGATCGAGGCAGTATTAATTTCGTTGCCAATTCAGCGTAATGCCGAGGCGATTCAAGCGGCGGTCGCGGCAGGCAAACATGTAATTTGTGAAAAACCTTTGGCTGCCAATTTGCCGCAGGCCGAAGCTTTAGTTGCAGCCTGTCAGCATGCCCCAGTCAAAATATTGATTGCCGAAAATTTTCACTATCGCGATGACCTCAAGCAAGCCCGCGCTTGGATGGATGCTGGCACGATTGGCGATTTAGTGTTGATTGAACTTCGTGCCACCTTCTGGAGCGATCCAAATCAAGGTTTTGGGGCAACCCCTTGGCGACATGATCATCAATATCGTGGGGCTGTCTTGGCCGATGCTGGAGTGCATCAAGCTGCGTTATTGCGCGAACTGGGCGGGCCAATCGAAAGCGCCCATGCCTTTATTAAGGATGTGCATCCAGTGCTACGTGGCCCAGACACGATGGTGCTGAATTTGCGTTTTGCCTCAGGCGTGCTTGGTTCGTTGTGTTTTTCGGGCGCAGTGAAAACCGAAAATCCCTGTTTTGATTGGACGGTGGTGCATGGAACCCACGGTAGTATTACGATTCGTGGCGATCAGACGACATTATATCGGGCTGATGGTACAATAGAGCACTATCAAGCTCAAGATTTGCGCGGCTATATCAGCGAGTTTCGCAATTTTTATGCGGCGATTGTTGATGATGAGCCAATTGTGGCTAGTTTGGCTACCGCGCTGGCCGATTGGCGGTTGATCATGCGGGCAATCGATGCTGCTGAAGGTAATAGCGTGCAGCAAATCGACCCAATTGTGCCCTTGGCAAGCTTGAACGATCTTCCGAACTAA